One part of the Vicinamibacteria bacterium genome encodes these proteins:
- a CDS encoding type II toxin-antitoxin system Phd/YefM family antitoxin, protein MRKLPEVIPITDLRQDAADVLKRLRKSEAPLVITQRGRAAAVLLSIEEYERARRE, encoded by the coding sequence ATGCGCAAACTGCCCGAAGTCATTCCCATTACCGACCTTCGACAAGACGCCGCAGATGTGCTGAAGCGATTGCGGAAGAGCGAGGCGCCCCTGGTCATCACTCAGCGGGGTAGAGCCGCCGCGGTTTTGCTGAGCATCGAAGAATACGAAAGAGCTCGACGTGAG